In Bos indicus x Bos taurus breed Angus x Brahman F1 hybrid chromosome 21, Bos_hybrid_MaternalHap_v2.0, whole genome shotgun sequence, one DNA window encodes the following:
- the LOC113879615 gene encoding LOW QUALITY PROTEIN: exocyst complex component 3-like protein 4 (The sequence of the model RefSeq protein was modified relative to this genomic sequence to represent the inferred CDS: inserted 1 base in 1 codon) translates to MAVRTCGRGGADKARMEHLGRPLPPGSLLPAAQPPLGEEGTPRPGERLLRPNITQGSGAGSSLAFVPVCWDIQVKGWTSSSGAVELRFEQKRQYWEYSVRRSAEERVRQASAGEAPGADGAALDLARLLAELGALVRRDLQKVQREVHPAYAAAGFPAWEAYLRAFHGAVAGRLQELAHDARGCKQLYVLLDWVANVYSSPDFLGSQDQALPSEPLPPLLAPDVWARLEDDYTSFLETKIASCFDGILQLQLSXWAAADAPDVLRGLYHTSLSFDVCMLVVEHVKAAGDISAELEATMLGICARALGLFLQKYEKAFLKSGAVSEPNLCASINACQELRTHLLAKFPESFGELEKALGAAARAFQKRLLQGLQGAVQPLFWVLCTKAWLTQDLLQPLMDKVVAFSGLLEHMAPPLAQETLQEVHRYVVREYLEQALRPRERLQGANRGSGSQKMGLEAQAIGSTFQGSGSEATWLGQAIPCVADILGETYKDDIGRHLETLIRSYPDIRRDHVPAILALRRLGRRRNQHFLRHAQALLRAAAKAGGSGAAGGRVLFEEIELSTSIDVLVTCI, encoded by the exons ATGGCGGtacg GACCTGTGGCCGGGGCGGGGCTGATAAGGCCCGCATGGAGCACCTGGGCCGGCCCCTCCCTCCGGGCAGCCTCCTTCCAGCTGCTCAGCCGCCTCTGGGAGAGGAAG GCACACCGAGGCCTGGGGAGAGGCTGCTCCGGCCCAATATCACCCAAGGGTCAGGTGCTGGCTCCAGCCTAGCCTTTGTCCCCGTG TGCTGGGACATCCAGGTAAAGGGGTGGACGTCCTCCTCGGGGGCCGTTGAACTCCGCTTTGAGCAGAAGCGCCAGTACTGGGAGTACTCCGTGCGGCGGAGCGCGGAGGAGCGCGTGCGGCAGGCGAGCGCGGGGGAGGCGCCGGGGGCGGACGGCGCTGCCCTGGACTTAGCCCGGCTCCTGGCCGAGCTCGGAGCTTTGGTTCGCCGCGACCTGCAGAAGGTGCAGCGGGAGGTGCACCCCGCTTACGCGGCCGCCGGCTTCCCGGCGTGGGAGGCCTACCTGCGTGCCTTCCACGGCGCGGTGGCCGGGCGCCTCCAGGAGCTCGCGCACGACGCCCGCGGCTGCAAGCAGCTCTACGTGCTGCTGGACTGGGTCGCCAACGTCTACAGCAG TCCTGATTTCCTGGGCTCCCAGGACCAGGCTCTGCCCTCGGAGCCGCTGCCCCCGCTCCTGGCACCGGACGTGTGGGCCCGACTGGAGGACGACTACACCAGCTTCCTGGAG ACCAAGATCGCAAGCTGCTTCGATGGCATCCTGCAGCTGCAGCTGA CCTGGGCGGCTGCGGATGCCCCCGACGTGCTGCGGGGCCTCTACCACACGTCGCTGTCCTTCGACGTCTGCATG CTCGTGGTGGAGCACGTGAAGGCGGCCGGCGACATCTCCGCAGAGCTGGAGGCCACCATGTTGGGGATCTGCGCCCGGGCGCTGGGGCTCTTCCTGCAAAA GTACGAAAAGGCTTTTCTGAAATCGGGGGCGGTGAGCGAGCCTAACCTGTGCGCCAGCATCAATGCCTGCCAGGAGCTCAG gacTCACCTTCTGGCCAAGTTCCCGGAAAGCTTTGGAGAGCTGGAGAAGGCCCTGGGGGCTGCCGCCCGTGCCTTTCAGAAGCGGCTGCTCCAGGGCTTGCAGGGCGCTGTCCAG CCGCTCTTCTGGGTCCTGTGCACCAAGGCCTGGCTGACCCAGGACCTGCTGCAGCCCCTCATGGACAAGGTGGTGGCCTTCTCGGGCCTCCTGGAGCACATGGCCCCACCCCTGGCCCAG GAGACTCTGCAGGAGGTGCACCGCTATGTTGTCCGCGAGTACCTGGAGCAGGCCCTGAGACCCCGCGAGCGGCTCCAGGGTGCGAACCGCGGGAGCGGCTCCCAGAAGATGGGCCTCGAAGCGCAGGCCATCGGCAGCACCTTCCAGGGCTCG GGCTCCGAGGCCACGTGGCTGGGCCAGGCTATCCCGTGCGTGGCTGACATACTGGGCGAGACTTACAAAGACGACATCGGGCGGCACCTGGAGACGCTCATCAGAAGCTACCCCGACATCAG GCGGGACCACGTGCCTGCCATCCTGGCGCTGCGCCGACTGGGCCGCCGTCGGAACCAGCACTTCCTGCGCCACGCCCAGGCCCTGCTGAGGGCTGCGGCCAAGGCCGGCGGCTCCGGGGCCGCCGGGGGCCGCGTGCTCTTCGAGGAGATCGAGTTGTCCACCTCCATAGACGTGCTGGTTACCTGCATATAG
- the LOC113879894 gene encoding uncharacterized protein LOC113879894 encodes MNLKGRRFANLDPGAAPHTLLTAPRNLEPKKFVRRVKAGEESAPARCPPDQRGHAGEREMPRAQAAASRSPRPPLLRPPWAPRPTACRVFCLLLLGTLLPRADACSCSPVHPQQAFYNTDIVIGPKRSVKRR; translated from the exons ATGAATCTGAAGG GACGCAGATTCGCCAATTTGGATCCCGGAGCGGCGCCCCACACCCTCCTCACTGCACCCCGCAACCTAGAGCCGAAAAAGTTTGTGCGGCGAGTGAAGGCCGGAGAAGAGAGCGCACCCGCGAGGTGCCCTCCAGACCAACGCGGCCACGCCGGCGAGAGGGAAATGCCCCGAGCCCAGGCGGCAGCTAGCCGGAGTCCGCGGCCCCCGCTCCTCCGCCCGCCATGGGCGCCGCGGCCCACAGCCTGCCGCGtgttctgcctcctgctgctggGGACGCTCCTCCCCCGGGCCGACGCCTGCAGCTGCTCCCCGGTGCACCCACAACAGGCGTTTTACAATACAGATATAGTGATAGGGCCAAAGCGGTCAGTAAAAAGGAGGTAG